The following proteins come from a genomic window of Argonema galeatum A003/A1:
- a CDS encoding DUF3386 domain-containing protein: protein MTEQTSASQLFRAAYENRYTWDTNFPGYSADIELKQGDEVYSGKVRINGDLSVEVTGIENEEVQQSIYTQMRDVVTHRKRGSFEQSHGKNQFSLGETDATDAIEILVKGDAMGSNYKIRGTEICQVSRVMGRVAFTIDTHESLNTEEGYLSSRYDAVFRNPQTNEVTKQLEFEDTYEKIGNYYIMTHQVVRSHEQGQPTRTEFNYSNVKLLEPAVV from the coding sequence GTGACCGAGCAAACGAGCGCTAGCCAATTATTTCGAGCCGCTTACGAAAACCGTTACACATGGGACACCAACTTTCCCGGCTACAGTGCCGATATTGAACTTAAGCAAGGCGATGAAGTTTACAGCGGCAAAGTTCGCATTAACGGCGACCTCAGCGTAGAAGTCACGGGTATAGAAAACGAAGAAGTGCAACAGAGCATTTATACCCAAATGCGTGATGTCGTCACCCATCGCAAACGAGGCTCTTTCGAGCAGTCTCATGGCAAGAACCAGTTTAGCCTGGGTGAAACAGACGCCACAGATGCGATCGAAATTCTGGTCAAAGGCGACGCGATGGGATCGAACTACAAGATCAGAGGCACAGAAATTTGCCAGGTAAGCCGGGTAATGGGCCGGGTAGCTTTTACGATCGACACCCATGAAAGTCTAAATACCGAAGAAGGCTACCTTTCCTCCCGTTATGATGCCGTCTTTCGCAATCCTCAGACCAATGAAGTAACTAAACAACTAGAATTTGAGGATACCTACGAAAAAATTGGCAACTACTACATCATGACGCATCAGGTCGTGCGATCGCATGAGCAAGGTCAACCGACGAGGACTGAATTTAACTACTCAAACGTAAAGTTGCTCGAACCAGCCGTTGTTTAA
- a CDS encoding NifU family protein: MELTIDNVEEVLDEMRPYLISDGGNVELVELDGPVVKLRLQGACGSCPSSTMTLRMGIERRLREAIPEIAEVEQVM; encoded by the coding sequence ATGGAACTTACAATTGATAACGTCGAAGAAGTTTTGGATGAAATGCGCCCTTACTTGATTTCCGACGGCGGCAATGTAGAACTGGTCGAATTAGATGGCCCCGTCGTCAAACTGCGGCTACAGGGTGCGTGCGGTTCTTGCCCCAGCTCGACAATGACCCTGAGAATGGGAATTGAGCGCCGCCTGCGCGAAGCCATCCCAGAAATTGCCGAAGTCGAACAGGTCATGTAA